From a single Amphiprion ocellaris isolate individual 3 ecotype Okinawa chromosome 18, ASM2253959v1, whole genome shotgun sequence genomic region:
- the LOC111582240 gene encoding G-protein coupled receptor 26-like: MQQNKAGYAHKKVRSEFRGAHRMDTAEVILSVLVVVIIIVSLLSNILVLICFLYNPEIRKQVPGLFNLNLTFCNLLLTVSNMPLTLVGLVSKAQPGGDGFCQIVGFLETFLSTNSMLSMAALSIDRWIAVVFPLRYHSKMRHKDAAFVLGYTWAHSMSFSTVATCLSWVGYHRLYASCTLSNPRASSRTQFVIFTVFFHSFTFLLSFIVLCVTYLKVLKVARFHCKRIDVITMQTLVLLVDIHPSVRQRCLEEQKRRRQRATRKISTFIGTFMLCFAPYVITRIVELFPAVPINPHWGIVSKCLAYSKAACDPFVYSLLRHQYKKTCTDIINRLLKRSSLNASGRRQENQVNSIPTD; this comes from the exons ATGCAGCAAAACAAGGCTGGATATGCGCACAAAAAAGTGAGAAGTGAGTTTCGGGGGGCGCACAGGATGGACACTGCGGAGGTAATTCTCTCTGTGTTGGTGGTTGTGATTATCATAGTGTCGTTGCTGTCCAACATCCTGGTGCTGATCTGCTTTCTGTACAACCCGGAGATCCGCAAGCAGGTGCCCGGTCTGTTCAACCTCAACCTCACCTTCTGCAACTTGTTGCTGACCGTCTCCAACATGCCGCTCACTTTGGTGGGACTCGTCAGCAAGGCTCAGCCGGGCGGAGACGGCTTCTGTCAGATCGTGGGCTTCCTGGAGACCTTCCTGTCCACCAACTCGATGCTGAGCATGGCAGCTCTGAGCATCGACAGGTGGATCGCGGTGGTGTTCCCCCTGAGGTACCACTCCAAAATGCGCCACAAGGACGCGGCTTTTGTGCTCGGCTACACGTGGGCGCACTCCATGTCCTTCTCCACGGTGGCCACCTGCCTCTCCTGGGTGGGATACCACCGGCTTTACGCGTCCTGCACCCTGTCCAACCCGAGGGCGAGCAGCCGGACCCAGTTTGTTATCTTCACCGTCTTTTTCCACTCCTTCACCTTCCTGCTGTCTTTTATAGTGTTGTGTGTCACATACCTCAAAGTCCTTAAAGTGGCTAGGTTTCACTGCAAGAGGATCGACGTTATTACAATGCAAACTTTGGTGCTGCTGGTGGACATACACCCCAG CGTCCGTCAGCGTTGTCTAGAAGAGCAGAAGAGGCGACGGCAGAGAGCGACGAGGAAGATCAGCACCTTCATCGGCACCTTCATGCTCTGCTTCGCTCCCTACGTGATCACAAG GATCGTGGAGTTATTTCCAGCGGTGCCTATCAACCCTCACTGGGGAATTGTCTCCAAGTGCTTGGCTTACAGCAAGGCAGCCTGCGACCCCTTCGTGTACTCCCTGCTACGGCACCAGTACAAGAAGACGTGCACTGACATCATCAACAGGCTGCTGAAGCGCAGCTCCCTGAACGCGTCGGGCCGCAGGCAGGAGAACCAGGTCAACAGCATACCGACCGACTGA